Proteins encoded together in one Prunus dulcis chromosome 3, ALMONDv2, whole genome shotgun sequence window:
- the LOC117621200 gene encoding protein ROOT HAIR DEFECTIVE 3, with the protein MANSEEGCSTQLIDGDGTFNATGIDRLIKEVKLGECGLSYAIVSIMGPQSSGKSTLLNNLFATNFREMDAFRGRSQTTKGIWLAKCAGIEPCTLVMDLEGTDGRERGEDDTAFEKQSALFALAVSDIVLINMWCHDIGREQAANKPLLKTVFQVMMRLFSPRKTTLMFVIRDKTRTPLENLEPVLREDIQKIWDSVPKPESHKETPLSEFFNVEVVALSSYEEKEEQFKEQVASLRQRFFHSIAPGGLAGDRRGVVPASGFSFSAQQIWKVIKENKDLDLPAHKVMVATVRCEEIANEKYADFSGNEEWSQLEEAVQSGPISGFGKKLSSILDTCLSEYDAEATYFDEGVRTGKRKQLEEKLLQLVQPAFQALLGHIRSGSLDKFKEAFDKALNGGEAFSVAACNCFESFMALFDEGCADAVITQANWDTSKVRDKLKRDMEAHIASVRASKLAELTALYEAQLKEALSGPVEALLDGANSETWPAIRKLFRHETESAVSGLSSALSGFDMDKQSKGKLLSSLEAYARGVVEAKTKEEAGRVLIRMKDRFTTLFSHDSDSMPRVWTGKEDIRAITKTARSSSLKLLSVMAAIRLDDGDADNIENTLSLALVDSTNVAAKDRSITTADPLASSTWQEVSSSKTLITPVQCKSLWRQFKAETEYSVSQAISAQEANKRNNNWLPPPWAIVALIVLGFNEFMTLLRNPLYLGVIFVGFLLIKALWVQLDVAGEFRNGALPGLISLSSKLVPTIMNMIKRLADEGANAAANDPHRNPPLASKNFTNEGNASSEMSSSASSGLTESDYSSPSKQD; encoded by the exons ATGG CGAACAGTGAGGAGGGCTGCTCTACTCAGCTTATTGATGGGGATGGTACATTCAATGCCACTGGAATTGACCGTTTAATCAAGGAGGTTAAATTGGGCGAATGTGGACTTTCCTATGCCATTGTCTCCATTATGGGTCCACAAAGTAGTG GAAAGAGCACACTGTTAAACAATCTATTTGCGACCAATTTTAGAGAGATGGACGCTTTTCGAGGAAG gtCTCAAACAACAAAAGGTATTTGGTTGGCAAAATGTGCCGGTATTGAGCCTTGTACTCTTGTCATGGATTTAGAGGGTACAGATGGAAGAGAACGAGGAGAG GATGATACAGCATTTGAGAAGCAGAGTGCCCTCTTTGCTCTTGCTGTTTCAGATATTGTGCTCATAAACAT GTGGTGTCATGATATTGGCCGTGAGCAAGCTGCAAATAAGCCTCTCCTAAAGACTGTTTTCCAA GTGATGATGCGATTGTTTAGTCCACGTAAAACAACTCTGATGTTTGTAATCCGTGATAAGACAAGG acGCCATTGGAGAATTTAGAACCAGTGCTTAGAGAAGACATTCAGAAG ATATGGGACTCTGTTCCTAAGCCTGAATCCCACAAGGAAACTCCATTAAGTGAATTTTTCAAT GTTGAGGTTGTTGCTCTTTCAAGTtatgaagaaaaggaagaacaatTTAAAGAGCAG GTTGCTAGCTTGAGGCAGAGATTCTTTCATTCTATTGCACCCGGCGGTCTTGCTGGTGACCGACGGGGAGTAGTTCCTGCTTCAGGGTTTTCTTTCAGCGCACAACAGATATGGAAAGtcatcaaagaaaacaaagatcTTGATCTTCCGGCTCACAAG GTCATGGTGGCTACCGTACGTTGTGAAGAGATTGCCAATGAGAAGTATGCTGATTTTTCAGGAAATGAG GAGTGGAGTCAGTTGGAAGAGGCTGTTCAATCTGGTCCTATCTCTGGCTTCGGGAAGAAGCTCAGTTCAATCCTTGATACTTGTCTATCAGA GTATGATGCAGAGGCTACATATTTTGATGAAGGTGTCAGAACTGGGAAGCGCAAGCAGCTTGAAGAAAAATTGCTGCAA CTTGTCCAACCTGCGTTCCAAGCTTTGCTGGGACATATAAGATCAGGTTCTCTGGATAAGTTCAAGGAAGCATTTGATAAGGCCTTGAATGGAGGGGAGGCATTTTCAGTGGCTGCTTGCAATTGCTTTGAGTCATTTATGGCTCTATTTGATGAAGGATGTGCAG ACGCTGTTATCACACAAGCAAACTGGGACACATCTAAAGTAAGGGATAAACTTAAACGCGATATGGAAGCTCATATTGCTTCAGTTCGTGCTTCCAAGCTAGCTGAACTTACTGCACTTTATGag GCGCAATTGAAGGAGGCCTTATCAGGACCAGTGGAAGCCCTTCTAGATGGAGCTAATAGTGAAACCTGGCCTGCaataagaaaacttttccGGCATGAGACAGAATCAGCCGTCTCTGGGCTCTCTAGTGCACTTTCGGGTTTTGATATGGATAAACAATCCAAGGGCAAATTACTTTCAAGTCTGGAGGCATATGCAAGAGGTGTGGTAGAAGCTAAAACAAAGGAAGAGGCTGGAAGGGTTTTGATCCGTATGAAGGACAG GTTTACAACATTATTTAGCCATGATTCTGATTCAATGCCACGTGTTTGGACTGGGAAGGAAGATATTAGAGCAATCACCAAAACTGCTCGTTCTTCA TCCTTAAAGTTGCTCTCTGTTATGGCCGCAATCCGTTTGGATGATGGTGATGCTGATAATATTGAGAATACTTTATCCCTTGCCTTGGTGGATTCCACAAATGTTGCTGCTAAAGATAGGAGTATCACAACAGCTGATCCACTGGCTTCAAGCACTTGGCAAGAG GTTTCCTCCTCAAAAACATTGATCACACCTGTCCAATGCAAATCTTTGTGGAGGCAGTTCAAGGCAGAGACTGAGTACAGTGTTTCTCAGGCTATTTCTGCACAG GAAGCTAACAAGCGTAATAACAACTGGTTACCACCTCCTTGGGCAATTGTTGCCTTGATTGTCCTGGGATTCAATGAATTTATGACACTTTTAAG AAATCCTTTATATCTGGGTGTCAtctttgttggctttttaCTCATTAAAGCCCTATGGGTGCAGCTAGATGTCGCGGGTGAATTCCGGAATGGTGCT CTTCCCGGGCTTATTTCTTTGTCCAGCAAACTTGTTCCAACTATCATGAACATGATTAAAAGACTAGCAGACGAAGGGGCAAATGCTGCAGCTAATGATCCTCATCGGAACCCTCCACTAGCATCAAAAAACTTTACGAATGAAGGGAATGCTAGCAGTGAAATGTCATCCAGTGCCTCATCTGGACTGACAGAATCTGACTACTCCAGCCCCTCAAAACAAGACTAG
- the LOC117623025 gene encoding WD-40 repeat-containing protein MSI4-like, which translates to MKEMRGKGAEETVNERYTQWKSLVPVLYDWLANHNLVWPSLSCRWGPQLEQATYKNRQRLYLSEQTDGSVPNTLVIANCEVVKPRVAAAEHISQFNEEARSPFVKKYKTIIHPGEVNRIRELPQNSKIVATHTDSPDVLIWDIEAQPNRHAVLGASNSRPDLLLTGHQDYAEFALAMCHSEPFVLSGGKDKSVILWSIHDHISSLASDPGSARSPGSGGANAKHPSKTGGSNDKPTDSPSVEPRGIYQGHGDTVEDVQFCPTSAQEFCSVGDDSCLILWDTRAGSSPVVKVEKAHDADLHCVDWNPNDVNLILTGSADNTVRMFDRRNLTSGQVGSPIHTFEGHNAAVLCVQWSPDKSSVFGSSAEDGVLNIWDHEKIGKKQDSVGSKPSNAPPGLFFRHAGHRDKIVDFHWNASDPWTIVSVSDDCGSTGGGGTLQIWRMIDLIYRPEEEVLAELDTFKSHLMTCQS; encoded by the exons ATGAAGGAAATGAGAGGGAAAGGTGCGGAGGAGACGGTGAACGAGAGATACACACAGTGGAAGTCGCTGGTGCCAGTGCTCTACGACTGGCTCGCCAACCACAACCTCGTTTggccttctctctcttgcaG aTGGGGTCCGCAACTAGAGCAAGCCACTTACAAGAACCGTCAGCGCCTGTATCTTTCCGAACAG ACTGATGGCAGTGTTCCAAATACACTTGTCATTGCGAACTGTGAAGTTGTCAAACCTAGGGTTGCAGCTGCAGAGCACATATCACAG TTCAATGAAGAAGCGCGCTCTCCTTTTGTAAAAAAGTATAAAACTATTATACATCCTGGTGAG GTGAACAGAATAAGGGAACTCCCGCAGAATAGTAAGATAGTGGCCACACACACTGACAGTCCTGAT GTTCTCATTTGGGATATTGAGGCTCAACCTAATCGACATGCTGTCCTGGGAGCTTCAAATTCTCGTCCAGATCTG CTATTGACCGGTCATCAAGATTATGCCGAATTCGCTCTTGCTATGTGCCACTCTGAACCCTTTGTGCTCTCTGGAG GGAAGGATAAATCAGTGATTTTGTGGAGTATTCATGATCATATCTCATCTTTAGCATCAGATCCAGGGTCCGCAAGGTCTCCAGGATCTGGAGGTGCCAATGCTAAACATCCCTCTAAGACTGGTGGGAGTAATGACAAACCCACAGACAGCCCTTCTGTTGAGCCACGGGGTATCTATCAAGGGCATGGGGATACTGTTGAGGATGTGCAATTCTGCCCAACTAG TGCACAAGAGTTCTGTAGTGTAGGCGATGATTCTTGCCTCATACTGTGGGATACAAGAGCTGGCTCTAGTCCAGTTGTCAAG GTTGAGAAAGCTCATGATGCTGATCTTCATTGTGTTGATTGGAATCCGAATGATGTCAATCTCATTCTTACAGG GTCTGCTGATAATACTGTTCGCATGTTTGATCGCCGGAACCTCACCTCCGGGCAAGTTGGATCACCCATTCATACATTTGAGGGTCATAATGCAGCTGTCCTCTGTGTACAG TGGTCTCCTGACAAGTCATCTGTCTTTGGGAGTTCTGCCGAGGATGGTGTATTAAACATCTGGGATCATGAAAAG ATTGGTAAGAAGCAAGACTCTGTTGGATCAAAGCCGTCAAATGCTCCTCCAGGATTGTTCTTCCGACATGCTGGTCATAG GGACAAGATTGTTGATTTTCATTGGAATGCATCTGATCCGTGGACAATAGTTAGTGTCTCTGATGATTGTGGAAGTACCGGAGGTGGTGGTACACTCCAg ATATGGCGGatgattgatttgatttacaGGCCCGAGGAAGAGGTCCTCGCAGAGCTGGATACGTTCAAATCACACCTAATGACATGCCAGTCGTGA
- the LOC117620618 gene encoding transmembrane 9 superfamily member 7-like, which translates to MGRRISSRTTRTTLVFCVLLLISSAHCFYLPGVAPRDFHTGDDLPIKVNKLSSTKTQLPYDYYFLKYCTPKQIENSAENLGEVLRGDRIENSVYSFKMREEQSCVVACRVKLDAESAKNFKEKIDDKYRVQMILDNLPVAVLRQRRDGSPSTTYEHGFGVGFKGNYAGSKEERYFINNHLSFRVMYHKDPETDSARIVGFEVTPNSINHEYKEWNDKNTQLATCNKDTKNLPPGSTVPQEVDKDKEIVFTYDVSFKESGIKWASRWDTYLLMNDDQIHWFSIINSLMIVLFLSGMVAMIMMRTLYRDIANYNQLDTQEEAQEETGWKLVNGDVFRAPINSNLLCVYVGTGVQIFGMTLVTMIFALLGFLSPSNRGGLMTAMVLLWVFMGLFAGYSSARLYKMFKGTEWKRNTLKTAFMFPGILFAVFFVLNALIWGEKSSGAVPFGTMFALVCLWFGISVPLVFVGSYLGFKKPPVEDPVKTNKIPRQVPEQAWYMKPVFSVLIGGILPFGAVFIELFFILTSIWLNQFYYIFGFLFIVFVILLITCAEITMVLCYFQLCSEDYHWWWRSYLTAGSSALYLLLYSAFYFFTKLEITKLVSGILYFGYMLIVSYAFFVLTGTIGFYACFWFVRKIYSSVKID; encoded by the exons atgggtAGGAGGATCTCCTCCCGTACAACAAGGACGACCCTTGTCTTCTGTGTGCTCCTCCTCATCTCCTCAGCCCACTGCTTCTACCTTCCAGGCGTTGCTCCTCGCGATTTCCACACT GGAGATGACCTTCCTATCAAAGTGAACAAGCTGTCATCTACAAAGACACAACTCCCATATGATTACTACTTCTTAAAATATTGTACCCCAAAACAGATTGAAAACAGTGCAGAAAATCTGGGGGAGGTTCTCCGCGGTGACCGCATTGAGAATTCTGTATACTCT TTCAAAATGAGGGAGGAGCAATCCTGTGTAGTAGCTTGTCGAGTAAAGCTTGATGCTGAATCTGCAAAAaattttaaggaaaaaattgatgataaatATCGAGTACAAAT GATTTTGGATAACCTTCCAGTTGCTGTTCTCAGACAAAGGCGGGATGGAAGTCCCTCAACAACTTATGAACATGGATTCGGTGTTGGATTCAAAGGAAATTATGCTGGG AGTAAAGAGGAAAGATATTTCATCAACAACCACTTGAGCTTCCGAGTTATGTACCACAAAGATCCTGAGACCGATTCTGCTCGAATTGTTGGGTTTGAGGTCACTCCAAACAG TATCAATCATGAATATAAGGAGTGGAATGATAAGAATACTCAGTTGGCAACATGCAATAAAGACACGAAAAATCTACCACCGGGAAGCACTGTTCCACAAGAAGTTGACAAAGATAAGGAGATAGTATTTACATATGATGTCTCTTTTAAG GAAAGTGGTATAAAATGGGCATCTCGTTGGGACACGTACCTCCTCATGAATGATGATCAGATCCACTGGTTCTCAATTATAAATTCTCTTATGATTGTCCTCTTCTTATCTGGTATGGTGGCTATGATCATGATGAGAACTCTATACAGAGATATCGCCAACTATAATCAATTGGACACCCAAGAGGAGGCTCAAGAAGAAACTGGATGGAAGCTTGTTAATGGAGATGTTTTTAGGGCACCAATCAATTCCAATTTACTTTGCGTTTACGTTGGGACGGGGGTTCAGATCTTTGGAATGACACTCGTAACCATGATATTTGCATTGCTGGGCTTCTTGTCTCCTTCCAACCGAGGAGGTCTCATGACTGCCATGGTTCTCTTGTGGGTTTTCATGGGCTTATTTGCTGGTTACTCCTCGGCACGATTGTACAAAATGTTCAAGGGTACAGAGTGGAAGAGGAATACCTTAAAGACTGCCTTTATGTTTCCAGGAATTCTTTTTGCCGTATTCTTTGTGCTGAATGCCCTAATTTGGGGGGAGAAGTCTTCTGGGGCTGTGCCTTTTGGGACAATGTTTGCTCTGGTATGCTTATGGTTTGGAATATCAGTGCCATTGGTCTTTGTGGGTAGTTATTTGGGGTTCAAGAAACCACCTGTTGAAGACCCTGTGAAGACTAACAAAATTCCTCGGCAGGTGCCAGAGCAGGCATGGTATATGAAACCAGTGTTCTCTGTACTTATTGGAGGCATTCTTCCATTTGGAGCTGTTTTCATTGAGCTTTTCTTTATCTTGACATCAATTTGGCTGAACCAGTTCTATTATATCTTCGGCTTCCTTTTTATTGTGTTTGTTATCCTTCTGATCACTTGTGCGGAGATAACAATGGTGCTATGCTACTTCCAGTTATGCAGTGAAGACTACCACTGGTGGTGGAGATCATACCTGACCGCTGGCTCATCTGCCCTTTACCTTCTCCTTTACTCTGCCTTCTACTTCTTTACCAAGTTGGAGATCACAAAGCTAGTTTCAGGGATCCTTTACTTTGGGTACATGCTGATTGTTTCATATGCTTTCTTTGTCCTGACTGGAACCATTGGTTTCTACGCATGCTTCTGGTTTGTCCGGAAGATCTACTCCTCTGTGAAGATTGACTGA
- the LOC117620619 gene encoding uncharacterized protein LOC117620619: protein MAASPLYLSNLASKFPIPIQCHSQTQPMFSLCAFIFFFTFSLFIFSFSVFKILRKTEQKQQTQNDLFELKRSLSETLGKTHLTHENDPTHIANPPHKLLVEILPSDSPKWASLFVNREGGDPDDAGSGLEVEKLGSGGDQRVKKKKRRAKKKSSSHLEEEEEDSGFHMRDKENSGPGLGSRVHEELVCFYPYTSSSSATQRKIKQQYDELMKCHESRKLTLAQVGQFANCLVEARNELQHKADVIQRKFTITKALLFKADRSSFDRLRQQICKLELEQKRLEEDASVYNWLQQQLKLSPAYNKMLEISACMELKAKSREQVESTDVEYSEISFEELLAQEKKDSFWQKNRKSRSCSS from the exons ATGGCGGCTTCGCCTTTGTATTTATCCAATCTGGCTTCTAAATTTCCAATCCCAATACAGTGTCACTCTCAAACACAACCCATGTTCTCTTTGTGCgcgttcatcttcttcttcaccttctctctcttcatcttctccttTTCTGTTTTCAAAATTCTGAGAAAAACAGAGCAAAAGCAACAGACCCAGAACGACCTTTTTGAGCTCAAGCGTTCATTGTCTGAAACTCTGGGCAAAACCCATCTAACCCATGAAAATGACCCGACCCATATCGCCAATCCTCCCCACAAGCTCCTCGTTGAGATCTTACCATCTGATTCTCCAAAATGGGCGAGCTTGTTTGTGAACAGAGAAGGTGGTGACCCGGATGACGCCGGGTCGGGTCTGGAAGTGGAGAAACTCGGGTCGGGCGGGGATCAgagagtgaagaagaagaagaggagagcCAAGAAGAAGAGTTCATCGcatttggaagaagaagaagaagatagtgGTTTTCATATGCGTGATAAGGAAAATTCGGGTCCGGGTTTGGGTTCTCGGGTCCATGAGGAATTGGTATGTTTTTACCCGTATACATCATCGAGTAGTGCCACACAGAGGAAGATCAAGCAACAATACGATGAGCTTATGAAGTGCCATGAGTCCAGGAAATTGACACTTGCTCAG GTTGGACAATTTGCTAATTGCTTGGTGGAGGCTAGAAATGAGTTACAGCACAA GGCTGATGTCATTCAACGTAAATTCACAATAACAAAGGCTCTACTATTCAAGGCAGACAGATCTTCTTTTGACCGCCTTCGTCAACAG ATATGCAAGCTAGAGTTAGAACAGAAGAGACTGGAAGAGGATGCGTCTGTCTACAATTGGCTTCAACAACAGCTTAAGCTTTCACCAGCATACAATAAg ATGCTTGAAATTAGTGCCTGCATGGAGTTGAAGGCCAAATCCAGAGAACAAGTGGAGAGCACAGATGTGGAATATAGTGAAATATCATTTGAAGAGTTACTAGCACAAGAAAAGAAGGACTCATTCTG GCAGAAGAATAGGAAATCAAGATCATGCTCAAGCTGA